The sequence below is a genomic window from Streptosporangium lutulentum.
TAGCAGGAGATCCGCACGGCGTGGGCCGCCACGCTCCACTGCGCGGCGGCCCACTGACAGGGCCCCGGCACATCGAGAATTCGTCCGGGTTTGATTTCTTTGGCATAGCCGGGCGTGAGGCGCGGGCCAGGAACGGCGGTACGGGCTGGGTAATGGCTGGCTCAGTTCGCGCATGAGGAAGGGCACGGTCCCTGAAGATCAGCGGTGTCTTACGCCGTGCGATCCTCGGAGGAAACCGTGCCCGTCGCCCCATCATCACTGATCCATACGCCCGGAGAGGGCGAGATTGCCAAGGACACGCGATCGCGGGTCAGGCATCGGCCTGGACTTCTGGCCAGATTCTCCTCGATCGAGGACAACCGGTGCGCGAGCAAGGTCCGGCACACTCTGGAGGCGATCTTGGGGGTGATGGCCTTCGGCTCGGCCACGGTCGGCGGTAACTCGATCACCGCGATCAGTCACTGGGCCCATGAGGCACCCCAGGACGTGCTCGCCGCCTTGGGCTGCTGGCGTGATCCGCTCACCGGCCGGTGTCTGCCGCCCAGCGAACGGACCCTGCGTCGGGTCCTGGCCGACGTCGACGGCAACGAGGTGGACCGGCACGCCGCCGCCTACCTGGCCGAATCGCCCGATGATCGGGAAGGACAACCTGCCGGCGACCCGCCCGGCTCACCAATGCCGCGCGAGCGCGAGGCCCGCCGTGCCGCCCGGCGGCAACGGCGACAGCTCATGCCCGAGGGGCTGTTGCCGTCAGCGGCGTTCGATGGCAAGGTACTGCGCGGTGCGCGGCTGCCCGGCGGGGGGCAGGTCCGCCTGCTATCGCTGTTCGACACCACCGGCGGCACCGTCGTGGCGCAGCGGCAGATCGGGGCCAAGAGCACCGAAGTGCCTGAACTGGCGCCGCTGCTGACCGGACTCGACCTGGCCGGGATGGTCTTGACCGGCGACGCACTGCACACCGTCCGCGAAAGCGCCCGGCATCTGACCGGCGACCACCGCGCCCACTACGTCTTGCTTCTCAAGGACAATCAGCCCACCCTGCTGGCCGCGGCGATCAGGGCACTGAGCGGGACCGACACCGATTTCGCCACGCGTACTCACACGATGACCGATCGCGGCCATGGCCGGACCGAGACCCGCACGATCCGGACCGCGCCCGCTGTCGATGTCGGCTTCCCCGGCGCCGCCCAACTCTTTCGGATCCTGCGTTATCGCGGTGGCCTGGATGGGGTCCGTATCAGCAAGGAGGTCGTGTTCGGGCTCAGCAGCCTGCCCGCCGACCTGGCCGGACCCGAGCACCTCAATCATTACGTCCGATCGCATTGGGGCGTAGAAAATCGCGAGCATTACGTCCGTGATGTCACCTTTGGCGAAGACGCCGGCCAGGTCCGCACCGGACAGCTCCCGCACGTCATGGCCGCGATCCGCAACCTGGTCATCGGCGCGTTCCGGCAACAAGGCCACAGCAATATCGCACACGCCCGCCGCCACTACGGCTACGCCCCACACCGCCTCTTGACCCTGTTCTCCCTATGAACAACCAACCCTCAACGCATCAAATCCTCGATACGCCGGGGCCCTGCTCGTAAACCAGCGTCGAAGTGATGGGGTCCACACTGACGGACGCCTTGCCGACCTTGCCCTCGTCGATGTCGGCCTTCGGGTCGTTCGCCTCCGCGTCCAGGAGCATCGCGGGCGGAAGGTCGGCGACCTTCCTACCGTTCTCGCCGAGCAGCGTGGCCCGCCCCGAGATGTCCTCTCCGAAGGACATGCCGCTCGGCAGGGTCGTCGGCATGCGGAAGCTGACCGGCCCAGCGATTCGCTCGCGAAGGACGATCTCCTGCCGGAATCCGGTGGAGGTGGCGGTGACGACCAAGTCCACGCTGTCGCCGTACACGGACGCGTAGGTGGCCGCACTTCCGCGGAGCTTGGGCTTGGGCAGCTTGTCCGGAGGCGCGATTTCAGCCGTGCCCTTGACGCCCTTGCTCTTCAGCACAAACGAATCATCGCCCGCCGACAGCGTCAGGTCGCCCTTGATGGCTTTGGGCTTGATGACACCGTCTTTCTTCACCAGCGTGGTGTCGACCGGTACGAAGCCGTCACCTTTAGCGTTCTTGACCCGAAGAGGCTCGGTGTGCAGTTCCATCCGTAGGGTCTTGCCGTCAGGGTTGGCGTACAGCGTCGTCGTTTCGCTGTTGTGCTCGGAAATCTCCACCCGCTTGCCGGTCTTGACAGCCCTGCTCTTGGCCGCCTCGACAGTCTCGTCGACGACCGGGATCCCGCCCTGAGAGGGGGGACCGTTCTTTTCGGGGGCTGTCTTCTCGGGGACGGTCTGCGGTGTGGTCGGCGCGGACTCCCCGGCCCACGAGGGCCCTGCGGCAAGACTGATCCCCATAGTCGCCACGACGCCGATGGCCGTGATACGGGCGAGTTTTCCGCGACGACGCTTTTGGGGTAGGAAAAGGGATAAGTCTTGCTCCCCGGTGTTTAGTGTCACTGATTAGCTCTCCTGCGAGCATGCATGTGGCCCACACTGAGAAGCACGGGCCACTGATCTTGGACAATTTTGGCATAAATTATCAGTAAAGATCACTTAGAAACAGAGGTCTCGGCTAGGGATACGAGAGCGCCGTTGAAGGAGAGCGGCAACGGATTAAAATGCCGGGCTCGCGCCCGGAAGCACGATTTTTTGTCGGACCGTTCCCCGCGGGTTCGGGCACCCAGACGGCCGAGGCGTGCCGTTCCAGGCGGATCTACGAGCTTGATCAAAAGTAGGCTCGTGATGGTGAACGTGACGACCACGCCGACGTCGTAGGCGTGGTCATTGGATTCATGACCAGGGCTGCGGGGATCCCGGGAATGCGCTCCGGCTTGTGGCATCGCGTGAGAGTCACCGCTCAGGTGAGTCGCACGACGGGCGACATCCGGCGGTCGCCGATAAAGACGCGGTCGATGACGTGGAAGTCGTCGGCGGCCGAGCCGCCTAGAGCGCGTACCGGGTTGTGATCAATCTGCGAGATTCGCTCTCGCGGCGAAGACTGATCCGGTAGATCCTCGTGCGTGGCGCGAGAGCAACTGACGGACGTGGAGTGGGAGTTCATCAGGCCGTACCTACCGATCGACAGGTACGGCCCACCCGTACCGCAAGCGGCTGCGCAGCAGTTCGAGGGCGTGATCTGGCGGTTCAGGACGGGCGGGCCTCTCCGGCCTCCACCTTCGCGCCGCAATGATCTGGATCACAGACCTCACCCGGACCACCCCTTGATCACAACCCAATACGCACCCTAATACCGTCGGCGCAGGCGCCGGGGCAGGCCGGAGACGCCCCACGTCGTGACCCGCCACAGCGCCTCGGCCACGATGCCCCGGTTCATCTTGCTGGTCCCGATCGTGCGGTCCACGAACGTGATGGGCACCTCGGCGACGCGCAGCCCGTCGCGGACCGTGCGCAGGGTCAGGTCGACCTGGAAGCAGTAGCCCTGCGACTCCACGTCGTCCAGGCCGATCTTCTCCAGGGTGGCGGCGCGGTAGGCGCGGAATCCGGCGGTGGCGTCGCGGACCGGGACGCCGAGCATCATCCGGGTGTAGACGTTGGCGCCTCTCGACAGGAACTCCCTCGATGCGGGCCAGTTGACCACCTTGCCGCCGGGCACCCACCGGGAACCGATCACCAGGTCGGCCCCGTCGGCCAGTGCCTCCAGCAGCTTCGGCAGTTCCTCGGGCTGGTGGGAGCCGTCGGCGTCCATCTCCACGAGGACGCCGAAGTCCTCCTTCAGCCCCCATCGGAAGCCGGCGATGTAGGCGGCGCCCAGGCCCTGCTTGCCCGGCCGGTGCAGCACGTGGATGTGGTCGTCGTCCGCCGCCAGCTCGTCGGCGACCGCGCCGGTGCCGTCGGGACTGTTGTCGTCGGCGATCAGCAGGTGGGCCTTGGGGACCGCCTTGCGCAGCCGTTCAGTGATCATCGGCAGGTTTTCCCGCTCGTTGTACGTCGGGACGATGACGAGCACCCGGCCAAGCATCCGCTCCATCACGCGTCTCCCACCTGCTGATCGACCTCCCGCTTCGCGGAATGCACCAGGCTACGCGCCCGGCGGCGCCACACGGCCGCCAACGCGCCCGCGCCCGTGAGGATCAGGACCCATTCGGGCAGCGCGCCCACGCGGGTGGCGACCGTCTCCTCGGTCCTGACAGGAACGGTCAGGACCGTCGACGCGGGCACCAGCTCCGGGGTTCGCCAGGCGATCGAGCCCTCCGGGGTCACGTAGGCGGACACACCCGTGATCGCGGCGGTGATCACCGCCCGGTTGTGCTCGACCGCGCGGATCTGGGACATGGCCAGTTGCTGCGCCGGCAGGTTGGTCAGCGCGTAGGTGGCGTTGTTGGTCTGCACCACCAGCGGCGAGGCGCCCGTTCTGGCGGTGCCGCCCACGACGCCGTCGAAGGCCACCTCGTAGCAGTTGATCGCGCCGATGGTCACCGGGCCCAGCTTGAGGTCGCCGTCACGGGTGCCGGGCACCGACTGCTTGCCGACCAGGTTCGCCCGCTTGAACAGGGCCAGGACGAGGTCCTTGAGCGGGGTGTACTCGCCGAAGGGGACCAGCTTCTGCTTGTCGTAGTAGGCGCCGGGCCCGGTGACCGGGTCCCAGACCAGGCTGCGGGTCGCCCGGTTGTTCTCCCCGATGCCGACCACGGCGCCGACCAGGACGGGCACCCCTATGTCCTTCACCGCCGCGTCGATCTCCCGGTAGGCGAAGGCGTCGCGCAGGGGGTCGATGTCGGTGGAGTTCTCCGGCAGCACGACCACGTCCGGCTTGGGCGTCTTCCCCGCCCGTACGGCCTGCGCCATCTCGTGGAGCATGCGGGTGTGGTTCTCGAGGACCACCGCCGGCGTGTCGCCCAGGGGGTCCATGCCGCGCCCGGGGACGTTGCCCTGGATGACGCCGACGGTCACGGTCTTCCCCTCGTCACCGGGCCGGGGGACGGCGAACGCCGCGGCCGGCACGGCCAGCGCCCCGATGAGCGGCAGCGCGACCGCTTTCTCCCAGCGCGGGGCCGGGGTCAGCCGGAGCACCAGCAGCGCGATCAGGGCGCCGCACAGGGCCACCGCGAAGCTCACCAGCGGCGCGCCGCCGAGCGCCGCGTAGGGGGTGAAGACCGACTCGCCCTGGCTGAAGACCACCCGCAGCCAGGGGAACCCGCCGAACGGGAACGTCCCCCTGGCCCACTCCATCGCCACCCACAGCGCGGCGCTCCACAGGGGCCACAGGGGCAGCCGGACGACCAGGGCGGCACAGGCACCCCAGGCGGCGTAGAAGACGCTCTCCATGGCCACCAGACCCAGCCAGGCGTCCGTCCCGATCGGGCTGACCCAGTGCAGGCCGGGCAGCAGGAGCGCCAGCCCGGTCAGGAGGCCCAGCCAGGCGCCGCGGCGCGCGCGCGAGCCGTACACCGACAGGACGGCCAGGGCCATGCCGAACGGTGCGAGGAACCACAGTCCGATCGGGGGGAAGGCGAGGAACAGCAGCAGGCCGCCGGCGATCGCGCCCGCGATCCGGGCGGGCAGCGCCCGGCGAGAGGTTCCGGCGAGTGCCCGTCGGCCGGGCCGGCCGTCGACGGGCTCTCCCGTCACCGCCGTCGGCGACGCCGGGGCGGCCGTCTTGTCCTGCACCACGGCGAGGCTCCTTGGGATGTCGTTCGGGCGGGTGACGCCCGGTGGTCTTTCTAGCCCGAACGGTACCGTCCGGGCGTCGTGCCCCTCAAAGGTCCCTCCGGGCGTCGCCGGAACGTCGCGGGGAACGGAGGCCGTCCGCCGGACCCGGCGAGAGGGCTCCCGGGACGACCCGGCGGGAAAACCGCCTCGCCGTCACGGTTCCCGCGCCCGGACCGGCCGTCGCCCGCCTCGGCGGGAAGGAGCGGCAAAGAACGGGAAAGAGCGGCAGGAGAGGGAAAGCCGCTCCCGGCGGGAGCGGAGGGGCGGGGAACACGTCGGCGCTCGCGAACCCGGGTGTGAGAAGCGGCGGTGAGCGCGGCAACGGGGCGATCCCAAGGCTGATGGACGCCTTGTGGATCGCCCCGACGCTTGCGGCGCTCCGCACGGGAGCGGGAAGAGGGCCCGGATCACCCTTCGGACCGGTTCCGTCCCGTCGGCGGCGAGCGCGGATTACCGTTGTCTACTGGGTGTCCGGACCCCTCCTTGGGTCCAACCCCCCGCCCGGATGGAGTGCCCCGCCTCGACGAACCGCCGGCCCTGCGCCTGGCTGTACGGACGGAGTCACCTCCGTCACGGGCGCAGGAACCGGCGAGGTCGAAAGACGGCCAACCGGCCAGTCCCGTGCTGGACTGGGCAGCAAACTACCGACCCCAGCGCAGATGTCAACCGTGTCACTAACAGCGGAAACATCAAGTTTTCGCAGCTGGGACATGATCGACGAGAGCCGTCAATGGTCTCATGTGATCCGATGTCGCTCAAGTCGAGCAAGCGCTTCGGGTAGTGGTCCGCCATGGACGACGCCAAGACGCTGGGTCGCGCGGGTCAGCGCGACGTAAAGGTCGCTCGCGCCGCGCGGGGACTCGCTCAAGATCAGCTCCGGTTCGACCACGATGACCGCGTCGAACTCCAGCCCCTTGGCCTCGGCGACGGTCAGCACCGCCACCTGCGCGTCCAGGGCCTTGGTCCCGGGCCCGGCGACCGCGCCGTCGACGGACCCGACCACGATCTCGCCGAACTCCTCCACGCGTGACTCCGGGACGATCACGACCAGGCGCCCGCCCTCGACGATCTCGGCCTTGACGACGTCGCCGAGCGACTCCAGCGGGGAGACGGCCCAGGGCCGGGCGCCCGTCTCCCTGACCGAGGTGGGCGCGGTCAGGCCCGGCCCGACCAGGGTGAGCACGTCGGCGGCCACGACCATCAGCTCGGCCGGGGTCCGGTAGTTGACGCTGAGGTGCTCCTCGCGCCAGCGCCCGGCCACGTACGGGTCGAGCACCCGTCCCCAGGAGGGCGCCCCGGCCGAGGAGCCGGTCTGCGCCAGGTCGCCGACGATCGTCATGGACCGGGTCGGGCAGCGCCGCATCACCATCCGCCAGTCCATCGCCGACAGCTCCTGCGCCTCGTCCACGATGATGTGGCCGAAGGCCCAGGTGCGGTCGGCCGCCGCGCGCTCGGCGGTGGTGAGGTAGACGTCGTCGTTCAGGTGCCGGGAGGCGAACTTCTCGGCGTCCATGATGTCGGACAGCCCGGTCATCTCCAGCACCTCCTTGGCGTAGGCCAGCTGGTGCTGGCGCTCGTCAAGGGCGGCGGCGCGCGACGCCGCCTGCTCCTCCTCGGCGATCCACGCCCCGGCCCGCAGCACGCCGGGATCGATGTCGCCGAGCAGCTCGGCGGCCTCGTCCAGCAGCGGCACATCGGACTCGGCCCACCAGTTCTCCCCCTTGCGGGGAGGCTCGCGCAGCAGCAGCTCGCGCTCGGCCTCGGTGAACGCGCCCGCGGCGTAGTCCAGCCGCTCGCGGGAGGTGTACAGCCCGATGAGGAGCTGCTGCGGGGTGACGTAGGGCCACAGCCTGTTCAGCGCGGCCTTGACGGGCCGCTCGGTGCGGAGGTCCTCGCGGAGGTCGGCCAGCTCGTCCTCGTCGATCATGCCCTTGCCGAGCTGCCGGGCGGCCTGCCGGGCGAGCGCGTTGAGCAGGTGGCGCACGAAGATCGAGCGGGCCTCGTTGTGCGCCCTCTTGGAGCGGGCGGCCCGGTTGCGGGCGGCCTCCAGGACGTTGCCCTCAAGCCTGAGGGTGTATTTGTCGAGGCGGATCTCGAGCGGCTTGCGCGGCACCCGCTGCCGTTCCCGTACGGCCCGCTCCACCACCTGGGCCATCCGTATGTCGCCCTTGATCGCCGCGACCTCGGCGCGCTCCCTGGCCTTGGGGACCACCCCCGGGTACAGCTCGGAGACGGTCGACAGCAGCACGTCGGTCTCGCCCAGGGAGGGCAGCACCTGCTCGATGTAGCGCAGGAAGGTCAGGTTGGGCCCGAGGATGAGCACGCCCCTGCGTGCCAGTTTCTCCCGGTGGGTGTAGAGCAGGTAGGCCGCCCGGTGCAGGGCCACCACCGTCTTGCCGGTGCCGGGACCGCCCTGCACGACCAGCACGCCGTTCAGGTCCGAGCGGATGATGCGGTCCTGCTCGGACTGGATGGTGGCCACGATGTCGCGCATGCGCCCCGTGCGCTTGGCGCCGATGGAGGCCAGCAGCGCGGCCTCGCCGTTCAGGGTGGCCACGTCCTCGTCGGTGAGGCTGTCGAGGTC
It includes:
- a CDS encoding ISAs1 family transposase, whose translation is MPVAPSSLIHTPGEGEIAKDTRSRVRHRPGLLARFSSIEDNRCASKVRHTLEAILGVMAFGSATVGGNSITAISHWAHEAPQDVLAALGCWRDPLTGRCLPPSERTLRRVLADVDGNEVDRHAAAYLAESPDDREGQPAGDPPGSPMPREREARRAARRQRRQLMPEGLLPSAAFDGKVLRGARLPGGGQVRLLSLFDTTGGTVVAQRQIGAKSTEVPELAPLLTGLDLAGMVLTGDALHTVRESARHLTGDHRAHYVLLLKDNQPTLLAAAIRALSGTDTDFATRTHTMTDRGHGRTETRTIRTAPAVDVGFPGAAQLFRILRYRGGLDGVRISKEVVFGLSSLPADLAGPEHLNHYVRSHWGVENREHYVRDVTFGEDAGQVRTGQLPHVMAAIRNLVIGAFRQQGHSNIAHARRHYGYAPHRLLTLFSL
- a CDS encoding polyprenol monophosphomannose synthase; protein product: MERMLGRVLVIVPTYNERENLPMITERLRKAVPKAHLLIADDNSPDGTGAVADELAADDDHIHVLHRPGKQGLGAAYIAGFRWGLKEDFGVLVEMDADGSHQPEELPKLLEALADGADLVIGSRWVPGGKVVNWPASREFLSRGANVYTRMMLGVPVRDATAGFRAYRAATLEKIGLDDVESQGYCFQVDLTLRTVRDGLRVAEVPITFVDRTIGTSKMNRGIVAEALWRVTTWGVSGLPRRLRRRY
- the lnt gene encoding apolipoprotein N-acyltransferase; this encodes MVQDKTAAPASPTAVTGEPVDGRPGRRALAGTSRRALPARIAGAIAGGLLLFLAFPPIGLWFLAPFGMALAVLSVYGSRARRGAWLGLLTGLALLLPGLHWVSPIGTDAWLGLVAMESVFYAAWGACAALVVRLPLWPLWSAALWVAMEWARGTFPFGGFPWLRVVFSQGESVFTPYAALGGAPLVSFAVALCGALIALLVLRLTPAPRWEKAVALPLIGALAVPAAAFAVPRPGDEGKTVTVGVIQGNVPGRGMDPLGDTPAVVLENHTRMLHEMAQAVRAGKTPKPDVVVLPENSTDIDPLRDAFAYREIDAAVKDIGVPVLVGAVVGIGENNRATRSLVWDPVTGPGAYYDKQKLVPFGEYTPLKDLVLALFKRANLVGKQSVPGTRDGDLKLGPVTIGAINCYEVAFDGVVGGTARTGASPLVVQTNNATYALTNLPAQQLAMSQIRAVEHNRAVITAAITGVSAYVTPEGSIAWRTPELVPASTVLTVPVRTEETVATRVGALPEWVLILTGAGALAAVWRRRARSLVHSAKREVDQQVGDA
- a CDS encoding HelD family protein produces the protein MVCHNNQPNGPEYPITINDNGATATRQIELAKEQEYVSALYERLDLLRVRTQRQLDGVLAQGGSGGTHQNRSERDSFAGMYAERLGRLWAVENGLCFGRLDNADNTSLYIGRIGLADDEQRRLLIDWRAPVAQPFYGATPAASMGVTRRRHLQTKGRKVIGVDDDLLDLDSLTDEDVATLNGEAALLASIGAKRTGRMRDIVATIQSEQDRIIRSDLNGVLVVQGGPGTGKTVVALHRAAYLLYTHREKLARRGVLILGPNLTFLRYIEQVLPSLGETDVLLSTVSELYPGVVPKARERAEVAAIKGDIRMAQVVERAVRERQRVPRKPLEIRLDKYTLRLEGNVLEAARNRAARSKRAHNEARSIFVRHLLNALARQAARQLGKGMIDEDELADLREDLRTERPVKAALNRLWPYVTPQQLLIGLYTSRERLDYAAGAFTEAERELLLREPPRKGENWWAESDVPLLDEAAELLGDIDPGVLRAGAWIAEEEQAASRAAALDERQHQLAYAKEVLEMTGLSDIMDAEKFASRHLNDDVYLTTAERAAADRTWAFGHIIVDEAQELSAMDWRMVMRRCPTRSMTIVGDLAQTGSSAGAPSWGRVLDPYVAGRWREEHLSVNYRTPAELMVVAADVLTLVGPGLTAPTSVRETGARPWAVSPLESLGDVVKAEIVEGGRLVVIVPESRVEEFGEIVVGSVDGAVAGPGTKALDAQVAVLTVAEAKGLEFDAVIVVEPELILSESPRGASDLYVALTRATQRLGVVHGGPLPEALARLERHRIT